In Chloracidobacterium sp., the following proteins share a genomic window:
- a CDS encoding class I SAM-dependent RNA methyltransferase, which translates to MSSPAESGPLSTHYRKGDAVVVTIEKIVPRGFGLGFAENLTVLVPFAAVGDTVLVKIRECKKRLAFCEIVEIKRAGPARIPAPCPQYGVCGGCDFQHLGYKAQLDAKIGIIRDCLTRIGKIEFEFDIPIIASAQEFEYRSRARWHLDTQQHAFGYKRRDSNDVVDIGSCAILTPGMQSTLDYLRLSADWSALQKGQQEIEAVSGEGGRVSTHSPGAKGDAAEIEIDLAGENYSYSAETFFQANRFLIPDLIETAIGDSEGKTAYDLYCGVGLFSVPLARRFEKVIGVEENKAAVEIAKKNAANAGLSNLELISKGVSSFLDSRKAKRADLVVLDPPRTGPEDGVIDALATLHPIHISYISCEPSILARDLRRLVDAGYSINSITALDLFPQTHHVETVVHLKAA; encoded by the coding sequence GTGAGTTCACCAGCAGAGTCGGGGCCGTTGAGCACGCACTACCGCAAGGGCGATGCTGTCGTGGTCACGATCGAAAAAATCGTGCCGCGCGGTTTTGGGCTGGGCTTTGCGGAGAATCTCACCGTCCTCGTGCCTTTTGCTGCGGTCGGCGATACGGTGTTGGTAAAGATCCGCGAGTGCAAAAAACGGCTGGCCTTTTGTGAGATCGTCGAGATCAAACGTGCGGGCCCGGCGCGGATACCGGCACCATGCCCGCAATACGGCGTGTGCGGCGGTTGTGATTTCCAGCATCTTGGCTACAAGGCCCAGCTAGATGCGAAGATAGGCATCATTCGCGACTGTCTGACGCGGATCGGCAAGATTGAATTTGAGTTCGATATTCCAATCATTGCCAGCGCGCAGGAATTTGAATATCGTTCGCGTGCGAGATGGCATCTCGACACACAGCAGCACGCGTTCGGCTATAAGCGGCGCGATTCAAACGATGTTGTCGATATTGGTTCGTGCGCAATACTGACGCCTGGAATGCAATCGACGCTTGATTACCTGCGTCTCAGCGCGGACTGGTCGGCTTTGCAGAAGGGGCAGCAGGAGATCGAGGCCGTCAGCGGTGAGGGCGGACGTGTATCGACACATTCGCCGGGAGCGAAGGGCGACGCCGCCGAGATTGAGATCGATCTAGCGGGCGAGAATTACTCATACTCCGCCGAAACGTTCTTTCAGGCGAACCGTTTCCTGATACCGGACCTGATAGAGACGGCCATCGGTGACTCAGAGGGAAAGACGGCGTACGACCTATATTGCGGCGTGGGCTTGTTCTCGGTGCCTCTCGCACGCCGATTCGAAAAAGTGATCGGCGTGGAAGAGAACAAGGCAGCTGTCGAGATCGCAAAGAAGAATGCGGCGAATGCGGGGCTTTCAAACCTTGAACTCATCAGCAAAGGCGTTAGCAGTTTCCTGGACTCAAGAAAGGCAAAACGCGCCGATCTTGTTGTTCTCGACCCGCCGAGAACCGGACCTGAGGATGGCGTGATCGACGCCCTCGCAACGCTACATCCCATCCACATTTCGTACATCTCATGCGAGCCGTCAATTCTGGCACGCGACCTTAGGAGGCTGGTGGACGCGGGATACAGCATCAATTCGATCACTGCACTCGATCTGTTTCCACAGACACACCACGTCGAAACCGTCGTGCACCTGAAAGCCGCATAG
- a CDS encoding M48 family metallopeptidase codes for MSRKKSESLEPSKPNSVTCRFCGQKNVVKGDYKARDANCGKCKLPLSDEPHKKFSELSKNDYIHPADAKAMAALKAIPGVDSALKKLLAWTGESAIRVSFMASAVKVTPKQCPDLFAKLDVACKTLGVEMPDMYVQQNPIVNAFTGGVEKPIIVLHSALVERLNDEETLAVIAHEVGHIHSEHVLYITAARLIEFLLNRSIAALLPGSEIIKLVVSLGIASALLAWARRAELSCDRAALLVTQDEHVIGRTMMKLAGGTFASKIDYDLFLEQGREFKKQYDESRLDRFWADVMNSGLSHPFPIWRVAEILEWVETGEYAKVMETK; via the coding sequence ATGTCGAGAAAGAAGAGCGAATCGCTCGAACCGTCAAAACCAAATTCCGTTACATGCCGCTTTTGTGGGCAGAAGAACGTCGTAAAGGGCGATTACAAGGCACGTGACGCCAACTGCGGCAAGTGTAAGCTGCCGTTGTCGGACGAGCCTCATAAGAAGTTTTCCGAGCTTAGCAAGAACGACTATATTCATCCGGCCGATGCGAAGGCTATGGCTGCGTTAAAAGCAATCCCGGGCGTGGATTCGGCGCTGAAGAAACTGCTTGCGTGGACGGGTGAGTCGGCGATCCGTGTTTCTTTTATGGCATCGGCCGTCAAGGTGACGCCGAAGCAGTGTCCCGATCTATTTGCAAAGCTCGATGTCGCCTGCAAGACGCTGGGTGTTGAGATGCCGGATATGTACGTCCAGCAGAATCCAATCGTTAATGCGTTTACCGGAGGCGTAGAGAAACCGATAATCGTTCTCCACTCCGCGTTGGTCGAGAGGCTCAACGACGAGGAGACACTGGCCGTTATAGCCCACGAGGTCGGGCATATTCACTCAGAACACGTCCTGTATATTACGGCGGCCCGGCTGATCGAATTTCTCCTGAACCGTTCGATCGCCGCATTGCTGCCCGGCTCCGAGATCATCAAACTTGTCGTCAGCCTGGGCATTGCGAGCGCATTGCTGGCCTGGGCGAGACGAGCGGAATTATCGTGTGATCGAGCAGCATTGTTGGTCACGCAGGACGAGCACGTGATCGGCCGGACGATGATGAAACTCGCAGGCGGAACTTTTGCGTCAAAGATCGATTATGACCTGTTTCTCGAGCAGGGACGCGAGTTTAAGAAGCAATACGATGAGAGCCGGCTGGACAGGTTTTGGGCTGACGTAATGAACTCCGGACTTTCGCATCCGTTTCCGATATGGCGTGTCGCCGAGATCCTCGAGTGGGTCGAGACCGGTGAGTATGCGAAGGTAATGGAAACCAAATAG
- a CDS encoding CSLREA domain-containing protein: protein MVLIAFAMLAMATLPAHAATFLVNTTADTQDAVPGNGACADAGGACSLRAAITEANALAGADIITLPAGTYTHSLVAATEDANAGGDMDITGPVTINGAGAGTTIVQANAAPDTAAERVFHVVTGAGAVNLNNFTVRHGFHRFTAATNGGGGILQEGATTNVTLDHMTFSNNTAEPRGGGVRVGTNGATMTITDSTISNNKASVAAPNSSNAAGAALDVAQIAGTGTSTVTVTGTTMSNNVANTSTGNCFGGAVITTSVGATLSFTDSNFTNNQCIQTTGTANSSNGGGLYNQNSTMNLTRCNITGNTSTEFVGGVRALSSASGTFTNITDCNITGNTAAGAYGGVFNVPTSTFESTMTIVGTTIANNNTTDADGQGGGGANVTGGTATGAATLFLTNSTVANNTAADLGGLANDGATATLILNFVTVTGNVANNVTSPEAGGLFQGTTAGGSTFIGNTIVAGNTASIGPDIDGVINSLEYNHIQNTAGGTFTPGTGDVTGSDPNLGTLGNNGGLTQTRLPNTGSPVINTIPNGALGCNDPLIPTDQRGTGFPRLVGGSCDKGSTEVGTGPLPTPTPTPTPPPPTPTPTPTPTPTPTPTPTPTPTPSPSPSPSASPTPLYTRGDYDGDNKTDTTVWRPSAFPSPNEILSAFYIQYSGNGSFFGIQFGNNGDGAIAGDFDGDNKTDFGVSRLNTSPAPPDPPDFYYLESSTGTVKYPVWGNAGDIFVSGDYDGDKKTDVMVYRPSNNVWYIVNSSGANGGFTIVTHCQSGDKPYAMDTDGDGKANLACYRPATGDWIVRNNDGSSTTTNFGLPADIPVPADYDGDNKDDIAVFRDGLWVVLRSSDGQVEFTPFGTTGDIPVPGDYDADNKYDRAVYRGGIWHMLRSTAGYTGVQFGAPTDTPMPKTYIP from the coding sequence ATGGTGCTGATCGCGTTTGCGATGCTCGCCATGGCGACACTCCCGGCGCATGCCGCAACTTTTCTGGTAAATACCACCGCAGACACGCAAGATGCGGTACCGGGAAACGGAGCTTGTGCTGATGCGGGCGGAGCGTGTTCGCTACGTGCGGCGATCACGGAAGCAAATGCTCTAGCGGGAGCAGACATTATCACGTTGCCGGCCGGAACGTACACTCATTCGCTCGTTGCCGCGACCGAAGATGCAAATGCCGGCGGCGATATGGACATCACGGGCCCGGTTACGATCAACGGTGCCGGGGCTGGAACGACTATCGTCCAGGCAAATGCGGCCCCTGATACGGCAGCAGAACGTGTTTTTCACGTCGTTACTGGTGCGGGCGCGGTCAACCTCAACAACTTTACCGTTAGACACGGGTTTCACCGTTTCACGGCAGCAACGAACGGCGGCGGCGGCATCCTGCAGGAAGGTGCCACGACAAACGTCACGCTGGACCATATGACCTTCTCAAACAATACTGCTGAGCCACGCGGCGGCGGTGTCCGTGTCGGTACGAATGGTGCGACGATGACCATCACGGACAGCACGATCAGCAACAACAAGGCGAGCGTTGCTGCTCCAAATAGTTCTAATGCGGCAGGTGCAGCCCTCGATGTGGCCCAGATCGCCGGAACCGGAACATCAACGGTAACGGTGACCGGCACGACGATGTCAAATAACGTCGCGAACACCTCGACAGGCAACTGCTTTGGCGGTGCGGTGATCACGACCTCCGTCGGAGCGACGTTGAGCTTTACCGATAGCAACTTCACGAACAACCAGTGCATCCAGACGACCGGCACGGCCAACTCGTCAAATGGCGGCGGCCTTTACAATCAGAACAGCACGATGAATCTGACCCGCTGCAATATCACGGGCAATACATCAACGGAATTCGTTGGCGGTGTCCGTGCCCTGTCGTCGGCGAGTGGCACGTTTACCAATATCACCGATTGCAACATCACCGGAAATACGGCGGCTGGGGCCTATGGTGGCGTATTCAATGTCCCGACATCGACTTTTGAGTCAACCATGACTATCGTCGGAACAACGATCGCAAACAACAACACCACGGACGCCGACGGCCAAGGTGGAGGCGGGGCTAATGTGACCGGGGGAACGGCAACCGGAGCGGCCACTCTCTTCCTCACCAATTCAACCGTTGCCAACAATACAGCAGCCGACCTCGGCGGTCTCGCTAATGACGGAGCGACGGCAACGCTTATTCTGAACTTCGTCACGGTCACCGGTAACGTGGCCAACAATGTTACCAGTCCTGAAGCTGGCGGCCTTTTCCAAGGAACGACCGCGGGCGGCTCGACGTTTATAGGGAACACGATCGTGGCGGGCAATACAGCCTCGATTGGCCCGGATATCGACGGCGTCATCAACTCCCTTGAGTACAACCATATCCAGAACACTGCCGGCGGGACATTTACGCCGGGCACTGGTGATGTGACGGGCTCAGACCCAAATCTAGGAACACTCGGCAACAATGGCGGCTTAACGCAGACCAGATTGCCGAATACCGGCAGCCCCGTGATCAACACGATCCCGAACGGGGCTCTTGGTTGTAATGATCCGTTGATCCCAACTGACCAGCGCGGTACTGGCTTCCCAAGGCTCGTTGGAGGAAGCTGCGATAAGGGATCAACAGAGGTCGGTACAGGCCCGCTGCCAACGCCAACGCCAACCCCGACACCTCCACCGCCGACGCCGACGCCAACTCCGACGCCGACTCCAACGCCGACGCCTACTCCGACGCCGACGCCGACGCCGAGTCCTTCTCCAAGTCCGAGTGCATCGCCGACGCCGTTGTATACGCGTGGTGACTATGACGGTGACAACAAGACGGACACGACCGTCTGGAGGCCGTCAGCATTTCCGTCGCCAAACGAGATTCTGAGTGCGTTCTACATCCAGTATTCCGGCAACGGAAGCTTCTTTGGCATACAGTTCGGGAATAATGGTGATGGTGCCATTGCGGGTGACTTTGACGGTGACAACAAGACCGATTTTGGCGTCTCGCGGCTCAACACCAGCCCAGCACCGCCGGATCCGCCGGACTTCTACTATCTCGAGAGTTCGACGGGCACGGTGAAGTATCCGGTCTGGGGCAATGCCGGAGACATCTTTGTCTCGGGCGACTATGACGGCGACAAGAAGACCGATGTCATGGTGTACCGTCCGTCGAACAACGTCTGGTACATCGTGAATTCGAGCGGTGCGAATGGCGGCTTTACCATCGTCACGCACTGCCAGAGCGGCGACAAGCCGTATGCCATGGATACAGACGGCGACGGCAAGGCAAATCTTGCCTGCTATCGCCCGGCTACCGGCGACTGGATTGTCCGGAACAATGACGGCAGCAGTACGACGACGAACTTTGGCCTGCCGGCTGACATTCCGGTTCCGGCGGACTACGACGGCGACAACAAGGACGACATCGCCGTGTTCCGTGACGGCTTGTGGGTCGTGCTTCGCAGTTCTGACGGCCAGGTCGAGTTCACACCGTTCGGAACGACGGGTGACATTCCTGTCCCGGGCGACTACGACGCCGACAATAAGTACGACCGTGCGGTCTATCGCGGCGGCATCTGGCACATGCTGAGATCAACCGCAGGCTACACCGGCGTCCAGTTCGGTGCCCCGACCGATACGCCTATGCCCAAGACCTACATTCCGTAG